The DNA segment CTTCTGGAGTCCGGCGGGGTTACCTTACACGGTATCAACCGCATTCCATTCTCGATGGAGGATTTGTTTATCTCACTGATGGAAGCACAGGAAATGAACCACTCCGCTTCGTTGGCGCAGAAAGGAGACTGATATGTGGCAGCGAATGATAAGCATCATAGTCAAGGAATTTATCCAGCTCAGGCGTGACCGGCGCTCCATGGCCATGGTGTTTGCCCTGCCCATAATACAGATGTGCATCCTGGGCTATGTGGTGAGGACCGATATCAAAGATGTTTCGCTGGCGGTCTGGGACGCCAGCAACACGGTGGAAAGCCGTGAACTGATTGAGAGCTTTGACCAGACGGAGTTTTTCAACGTGAACTACTACGCCTTCGACTATGAAGAAATCACCATGCGCATCGAATCGGGAGATGCCAGGGGCGCGCTGGTGATTCCGCCCGAATACGCAAGGAATATCAATCGCGGAGAACCCGCTCCGGTACAATTTTTCACGGATGGGTCGGAGCCTGGAGCCGGTATCCAGTCGCTGGCCAACGCCAACCTTATCGCGGCGGCCAAGGGCGCCGAACTGATGAGCAAAAAACAGCTGAGCGAAGTGCAGTTGCCTATCTCGCTCCAGCCGCGAATCTGGTACAACCCGGCCATGCAGAGCTCCGTGTTTTACCTGCCGGGGTTTGTGGGGATACTTATGCAGAACATCACCATCATCCTTACCTCCCTGGCCCTTGTCCGCGAGCGTGAACATGGCACCATGGAGCAGCTCAATATATCGCCGCTGCGCCGGGGTGAGCTTATCATCGGCAAGCTGATACCATATGTTATCATCGGCTATGCACAGCTACTTCTGGTGATTAGCACCGCCATCGTCGTCTTCAGTATGCCCATGCGCGGTAACTTCCTGCTTCTTTTAGCCCTGTCCTCTTTGTTCCTCATGTTCTCGCTGGCCCTCGGCCTTTTGATTTCCACTATTTCACAGAACCAGTTCCAGGCCATGCAGGCCAGCTTCATGGTGCTGGTACCCACCATCTTTCTCAGCGGCTTCATCTTCCCCGTCGAGTCCATGCCCAGAGTGGCGCAATGGATTGCCTCGGTCATCCCCCTCACCTATTACCTGCGTATTCTGCGCGGCATCGTGGTGAAGGGTGTGGGCATCGAATACCTTTGGCAGGAGGCAGCGATTCTCGCCGCCATGACCGCGGTCACCCTCATCATTGCCACCGTCAGGGTACGTAAAAGCCTCGACTAGGCTAGAAGTGCACATATTATGCCTCTTGGCATTTCTTAAGCTTGACACGCCTGCTATAATATAGTACTGTGAATGTAGCTAACATTATGTTAGATTTTTTATGGCCATTTAATGTGCTAATTGGCATTTATATTGACATTTTTTAGTGACATATCGCACTTTCCCTTTCCTCGCCGTGCCGCGTTTAATTCCTGAGGCCGTGAGGTAAAAAAGATGAACGAGGAAACCTCAAAGAAGCACCTTCAAGTTGAGCTGAAAGAACTGCGCCAGCGCGTCGCCGACCTTGAAGCCCAAGAAAGCAAGCTCAGTCGGGCGGAGGATGAATTAAAGCAAAACAAAGAGTATCTGGAGAACCTTAACAATTCACTGCCAGATGCAATAATTACTGTAGATGTTCCAGTTAACATTGATGATAGGATTATTAGATACGCTAATAAATCAATAGAAAAAATATTTGGCTACAAACAAAAGGAATTGCTGGGCAAGAGTCCGGTAGTGCAATATGCCAGCAAAGAAGATTTTATTAATTCGGGTAAAGTCTTAAAGTCCGCCATCAGCCGCAGGACGAAAGTAATACATCGAGAGGAGCTGCTGCTGAAAAGAAAAAACGGAGAAACGTTCCCGGCTGAACTCACCACCACCTTTATACGAACGGGAGGGAAAGTTACACAAATCACCTCAATCATCAGGGATATTACCGAGCGCAGGCAGGCAGAAGAGGCCTTACACCTGAGGGCACACCTCCTGAATGAAGCCACCGATTCCATAATCGCTACCGACCTGGATGGCAATCTCATCTACATGAACGAGGCGACCTGCCGTACCTACGGCTACTCCAAAGAACAATTGCTCAATATGAACTTGCGACAGCTGGTGTCACCGGACATTACCAGACTAGTTGATGAGAAGCTCAGGCGCGTGAAAGAGGAGGGAGCTATCACTTTTGAATCAGAACACAGGCACAGGGACGGTAGTGTCTTCCCCGTGGAAGTAACAGCCCGTACTGTAAACCTTGGCGACAGGACAATCATCCTGTCCGCAATTCGAGACATCACCGAGCGCAAGAAAATGGAGGAGCAACTCATCGTTACTGACAGATTAGCTTCCATTGGTGAGCTGGCTTCAGGGGTTGCCCACGAACTCAACAACCCGTTGACCGGGATTATTGGCTTCTCAGAACTGCTGCTGAATAAAGACGTTCCGGAAGACGTAAAGGGAGACCTGAAAATCATCCACCGGGAAGCACAGCGAACGGCGCAGGTAGTGAAAAATCTGCTCACTTTTGCCCGCAAGCAGGACACAACTAAAAAGCCCGCAGATATCAACAAGGCCATAAAATCGGTTCTTGACCTGCGCGCCTACGACCAGAAAGTGCACAATATCGACGTAGTTACCGATTTTGCACCCGACCTGCCCGAATTCAAGGCCGACATTTTCCGCCTGCAACAGGTCTTTGTCAATATCATCATCAACGCGGAATACTTCATATTGCAGGCACATGGGAAAGGTACAATCACCATCACGACGAAAGTCAAAGGAGACACCGTCCTGGCTTCATTTGCCGATGATGGCCCGGGTATAAAAGAGGAACATTTGAGACGTCTGTTTGACCCGTTCTTCACCACTAAAGAAGTGGGCCAGGGCACCGGGCTTGGTTTGAGTATCTGCCACGGCATAGTCACCGAACATGGCGGCCATATCTACGCAGAAAGCGAGCCGGGTCAAGGGGCAACATTTATCGTGGAACTGCCCATAAGATGAAGGCAGAGACAGGGGCGTCATCATGGCTGACACTGCCCGCAGTAAAAAGAGAATACTGGTCGTAGAGGATGAGGCAGTCATTCGCAACGTCTGTCGTGCAGGACTTGGAGCTGAAGGTTTTGATGTGCATGTCACCCCCGATTGCCGTACCGCCCAAGAAATGATTAACAAATATCATTATGACCTCTTCCTTGTCGACATTTTAATACCGGAAATGAGCGGAATGCAGTTGTACCAATGGCTTCTGGAGAAACACCCTCAACTGGCAAAGAAGGTTGTTTTCTGTACTGGATTGGCAATAGAAGGAAATATCAAAAAATTCCTGGAGCAAAGTGGCCGCCCAGTACTGCCTAAACCTTTCTCGCTCGCTGAACTGGTCAACGTAATTCAAGATACGCTGCGGCGAAAAAATGGCAAAAAAATTAGAAAGAATACTTATCGTTGATGATGAGGAGTCAGTAAGGAAGCTCCTCAATAACAAGCTGACCATAGATGGATACCGGTGCCATGAAGCGTCCAGTGCCAGGCAGGCGCTGTATGAGCTGCACCATAACAAGGTTGACCTGGTCATGCTGGATATCAAGATGCCGGCGAAATCGGGTATTGAGCTGCTGCCCGAAATAAAACTTGGTTATCCTGATACTTCAGTTATCATGGTCACCGCGCTCGCCGATATGCAGACTGCCATTCGATGCATGAAGCAGGGCGCCTACGACTACGTAATCAAGCCTTTTGAACTCGATGAAATAACCATCAGCGTGGCGCGGGCACTGGAGAAGAGAAGGCTGGAACTGGAGAACAAGGAGTATCAGCAGCACCTGGAGAAGAAGGTCGCCGAGCAGGCGAATAAAATCCGGGCATCGTTCCTTAACGCCATTACGGCCCTGGTTTACGCCCTTGAAGCCAAGGATGCCTATACCAGCGGGCATTCCCAGAGGGTTGCCCAGTTATCCGCGGCCATTGCCCGACAGTTGAATCTTCCCCGGAGTCAGATTAATCAACTGAAACTTGCCGGACTGCTTCATGATGTCGGTAAGATAGGTGTTCAGGAATCAGTGTTGAACAAGCCCGGCCGCCTGACGGAGGAACAATTCGAGCTGGTAAAGCTTCATCCTGAGATTGGTGAGCATATCCTGAGCCCGATAGTTAATAGCACGGAGATTCTGGACGCAGTCCGCAGCCATCATGAGCATTACAACGGCAAGGGTTACCCGGATGGATTGAAAAACGGCGAGATATCGCTTGGCGCCCGCATTCTGGCGATATCGGATGCATACGAAGCAATGACATCCGAGCGCCCCTATCGGGCGTCAATGAGTGCTGACGCAGCTCTCAATGAAATAGAGCATAACAAAGGGACTCAGTTTGACCCGGAAATCGCCGATACCTTTACCAGGATTGAGGAATCCCGTATCTCCAATTTAAACAAACAGAAGCAGGGTAATAAATCGCCTCGAAAAAGCTGACTCCTCTCCCCACCCCATATAGAATACCTTCTCCACGTAATGTTTCACCATACTATTCTCAAATCAATAGTCTTCTGTGATTTCTCCCAGTAACATAACCGCGCCCATATACCAGATTTTTCATATTTGCGGAACTGAAATTCCCAACGGCTTATGGTATCGCTTCAGGGCAGGCCTTTTTAATCTACCCTCCTTTCACCTTTACCATATCTTTTCTGCTGGCCGGATATTTTACAGAGAGTTTACACAGCGGTAAAACCGGGATAACAATGCCCCTCTATACTCATTAGTAGACTGAAGTTGGTGGGAATGATTGACCAAGGGGCCCCGGTCATGAGTGACTACCAACCCCAGTCAGAAAAAAAAGGGGGTTAGGAAAATGAAAAAGTTAACCATAATCATTTCTGTCCTGATGGCCCTGCTCATCCTGGTGGCAGGCCCGATGACCGCACTGGCACAGGACGATGAGGAAACAGAGGCTGACTCTCCCAAATCATTCTGGGAGGGGTCTCTGGCAATCGTCGCGCCGCGGATAGCCCCGGTTGGTGAGGAAATATCGATGACCGTGTTCCTCAGGGCAAACCAGGAACCGTTCCCTGATGCCGGAGTCTGGGCGCTCACCAGGGAGAGAGCCGAGGTACTGAAGGAGGAGCTGGCGGCACTCAGAGAACAGAACAGCCTGTCCTCTGCCGATACCGACCTTGAGGGCATCATCAGCATCCATGGCACCTTCCTCGGCAGAACCGATGAAAACGGTAAGCTCTACCACGCGTTTGACGAGTCCGGCCATTATATGCTGGCCGCGGTCAAGAAGCATTACTTCCCCGGCTTCACCGACATCAACATCGGAACGCTGCCCCGAGCCCTCGGCATCGAGGCGCCACGGCGTGCGCTTGTCGGTCAGGATGTGACCATCACCGCCTTCCAGAGAAGGACTGAGGAACCGGTTGAAGGTGCCGGCATCTGGGCCCTTTCCCGTGAAGAAGCCGAGGTCCTGAGGGAAGAGGTGAAGGCTCTCCACGAGGACACCAGCATTGCCGCCGAGGAGAAAGACTACGAGTCTCTGGTAGACATCCACGGCGATTTCCTTGGCAGGACTGATGAAGACGGCCAGCTAACCCATGCTTTTGCCGAAGCCGGCGGCTATCTTCTGGTCGCGGTGAAAAGAGGCTACGTACCCGGATTCTCTCCCATCGGTGTCGGAATCGAGCCCAAAGCTCTTGGACTCCATGCACCGTGGCGTGCGCTTGTCGGTCAGGATGTGACCATCACCGCCTTCCAGAGGGGGACTCAGGAACCGGTTGAAGACACCGGTATCTGGGCCCTCTCCCGGGAGGAAGCCGAGGTCTTGAGGGAAGAGATGAAGGCTCTCCACGAGGACACCAGCGTTGCCGCCGAGGAGAAAGACTACGAGTCTCTGGTGGACATCCACGGCGACTTCCTCGGCAGGACCGATGAGGATGGTGAGCTGAGCGTTGCTTTCTCTTCAGGTGGAATCTACCTGCTGGTAGGCGTCAAGAAGGGATATTTCCCAGGCGTGACCATTATCGGCGTCCACGAAATGCCTGCACCAACGCCCGCACCGCCACAACCTGTACCGGAACCGTCAGCGCCAGCACCAGAGCCCGAACCGGAACCGGAAGAAGTGACCGAGTAATGTACCCGTATTGATGCAGACGGAAAACTAAATATGGGGGCCAGCCCTGTTAGGGCTGGCCCCACTTTCAGTACTAACTTAATTCGTGGAATTGCGTGGCATACATATTCAGGGTACCCACTTTGGAGTATAATGAAACAAAAATTCGATAGTGCACGGATAAATATGCCGAAACTGCTGGTCGTTGATGACGAACCCAACATCGTTGAGCTGACCAAGCTCTACCTCGAGCGCGAAGGCTATCAGGTCGAGGCGGTATCTACCGGTCAGGAAGCCCTCTCCAGGCAGAGCGCCGGCAACTTCGACCTTATCGTCCTCGACTTGATGCTGCCTGATATAGACGGCTTCGAGGTCTGCCGCCAGATAAGGTCGAAAAGCGATGTTCCTATCCTGATGCTGACGGCGCGCAAAGAGGACGTCGACAAGATAGTTGGCCTGGAGATAGGTGCCGACGACTATTTCACCAAACCGTTCAATCCGAGGGAGCTGGTGGCCCGGGTGAAGGCAATATTGCGCCGCTATCAGGCGGGGCTTAAACCGCACGACAGCATTGAAATCGGCAACCTGCACATCGACCTCTCCCGACATGAAGTTACCGCGGCCGGTACTCCGGTTAAGCTCAGGACCAAGGAATTTGCCCTGCTGTCTGCTCTGGCCCAGAATCCCGGCATCGTATTCAGCCGGGAGAAACTGCTGGACGTGGTGTGGGGATATGACTACTACGGTGAAACGCGCACCGTTGATGTTCACATCAACCACCTGCGGGAAAAAATCGCCGGCGCCGGCGTCGCCATAGAGACGCTCCGAGGTACCGGATATAAAATGGTGGTGAGCGAGGAGTCATAGAT comes from the Chloroflexota bacterium genome and includes:
- a CDS encoding ABC transporter permease yields the protein MWQRMISIIVKEFIQLRRDRRSMAMVFALPIIQMCILGYVVRTDIKDVSLAVWDASNTVESRELIESFDQTEFFNVNYYAFDYEEITMRIESGDARGALVIPPEYARNINRGEPAPVQFFTDGSEPGAGIQSLANANLIAAAKGAELMSKKQLSEVQLPISLQPRIWYNPAMQSSVFYLPGFVGILMQNITIILTSLALVREREHGTMEQLNISPLRRGELIIGKLIPYVIIGYAQLLLVISTAIVVFSMPMRGNFLLLLALSSLFLMFSLALGLLISTISQNQFQAMQASFMVLVPTIFLSGFIFPVESMPRVAQWIASVIPLTYYLRILRGIVVKGVGIEYLWQEAAILAAMTAVTLIIATVRVRKSLD
- a CDS encoding PAS domain S-box protein, whose amino-acid sequence is MNEETSKKHLQVELKELRQRVADLEAQESKLSRAEDELKQNKEYLENLNNSLPDAIITVDVPVNIDDRIIRYANKSIEKIFGYKQKELLGKSPVVQYASKEDFINSGKVLKSAISRRTKVIHREELLLKRKNGETFPAELTTTFIRTGGKVTQITSIIRDITERRQAEEALHLRAHLLNEATDSIIATDLDGNLIYMNEATCRTYGYSKEQLLNMNLRQLVSPDITRLVDEKLRRVKEEGAITFESEHRHRDGSVFPVEVTARTVNLGDRTIILSAIRDITERKKMEEQLIVTDRLASIGELASGVAHELNNPLTGIIGFSELLLNKDVPEDVKGDLKIIHREAQRTAQVVKNLLTFARKQDTTKKPADINKAIKSVLDLRAYDQKVHNIDVVTDFAPDLPEFKADIFRLQQVFVNIIINAEYFILQAHGKGTITITTKVKGDTVLASFADDGPGIKEEHLRRLFDPFFTTKEVGQGTGLGLSICHGIVTEHGGHIYAESEPGQGATFIVELPIR
- a CDS encoding response regulator encodes the protein MADTARSKKRILVVEDEAVIRNVCRAGLGAEGFDVHVTPDCRTAQEMINKYHYDLFLVDILIPEMSGMQLYQWLLEKHPQLAKKVVFCTGLAIEGNIKKFLEQSGRPVLPKPFSLAELVNVIQDTLRRKNGKKIRKNTYR
- a CDS encoding response regulator, with translation MAKKLERILIVDDEESVRKLLNNKLTIDGYRCHEASSARQALYELHHNKVDLVMLDIKMPAKSGIELLPEIKLGYPDTSVIMVTALADMQTAIRCMKQGAYDYVIKPFELDEITISVARALEKRRLELENKEYQQHLEKKVAEQANKIRASFLNAITALVYALEAKDAYTSGHSQRVAQLSAAIARQLNLPRSQINQLKLAGLLHDVGKIGVQESVLNKPGRLTEEQFELVKLHPEIGEHILSPIVNSTEILDAVRSHHEHYNGKGYPDGLKNGEISLGARILAISDAYEAMTSERPYRASMSADAALNEIEHNKGTQFDPEIADTFTRIEESRISNLNKQKQGNKSPRKS
- a CDS encoding response regulator transcription factor, with the translated sequence MPKLLVVDDEPNIVELTKLYLEREGYQVEAVSTGQEALSRQSAGNFDLIVLDLMLPDIDGFEVCRQIRSKSDVPILMLTARKEDVDKIVGLEIGADDYFTKPFNPRELVARVKAILRRYQAGLKPHDSIEIGNLHIDLSRHEVTAAGTPVKLRTKEFALLSALAQNPGIVFSREKLLDVVWGYDYYGETRTVDVHINHLREKIAGAGVAIETLRGTGYKMVVSEES